The Streptomyces sp. A2-16 sequence CGGCCTCGGCGAGCTTGCCCGCCTGGAGCCGGGAGCTGACCCGCATGGCCTGGATGAGCCGCCCGGTGCCCTCGCGGCCCTCGCCCTGGGCGGCGCCCTGGTCGCGGTACCCCTGCTTGAGGACACGCTGGTTGAGCGAGGCGTTGCTGCGGACGGCCTCGTCGAGGCGGGCGAAGTGGCCGAAGTGGGAGTTCTGGTGGGCGGCGAACCCGCCCATGTACTCGGGGCGGCCGGCCACGAGATAGCGGCTGGCCTCCTCGGAGTTGAGGTACCTGCCGTCCTCGGCGCGCACCAGCTCCAGGCCGGTGAGCGCGACCAACAGGGCGCGGACGGGGCGCCGTTCGAGGCCGAGTCCGTCGGCCAGTTCGGCCAGGGTGGCGGGCTGCTTCTCCAGTGCCTCGAAGACGCCGAGGTCGATCGCCGTGAAGACGGCCTTGGACTGGAGGTAGGCGGTCAGGACGGAGTGGACCCGGGAGGAGTCGAGGTCCGCGGCTGCCGTGGTGGTGGTCACTTGCGCTCCAGGAGGCTCGTGTACTCGGGCATCTGCGTGTACTCGTAGGGGTCCTCGGAGAGGAACACGTTGCGCACGGGGGGTCGTTCGCACGGGGCGACGACGAGGAAACGGCAGGTCTGGTCGGGGCCGGTGACGAAGCCGTGCGGTTCGCCGCGCGGGATGAAGATGGCCTCGCCCGGTCCGACCTGCTCGGTGCGGCCCTGGTCGGGCAGGACGAGGCCCATGGAGCCGTCGAGCACGTATATCTCGTGCTCCCAGTCGTGGTGATGGGGTGGGGTGGAGCCGTTCGGCGCCACCTCGAACTCGGTGAGGACGAAGCGGTCGGCGCCGTCGGGGGTGTCGATCAGTTTCCGGTGCGTGGTTTCCTTCGCGCCCGGTTCCCTTACGATTTCCGCCTTCACTTCGGTTCGGTGCACGCGTTTCATCGGCCGCCTTTCCGATCGCGGGGACCCGTCGTCCCGGGTTTTCAGAAAGTGACTCTATGGCGGCACCGCGGAAACCTTCTACGGACAGCAGTCACCATCACCGGGTGACAATGTCCTCTCCCCGACCGGGACAAGTGCCCACCCCGAAGGGACAATCACCCGGCCCTATTCCGGTACGGAAAACAAAACGTCACGCGGCGGAAATGTTGAGCGAATAAAAAGCGTCAGCCGGCCGACTGGGTCAGCCGTACCGTCCCGTCCGGTGCAGCGACAAGCACCGGGGTGCCCGCCCCGCCGAGATCCCGCACAGCGGCCAGGTCCTCCGGCGCGGCGGCCTCCGCCGCGGTCACCACGGCCGCCGCCTCCAGCGATTTCGCCCCGGACGCCACGGCCATCGCCACGGCCGTCCGCAGAGCGCTCAACCGCAACGAATCCAGGCTCACGGTCCCGGCGACATACGTCCGCCCCGTCTCGTCCCGTACGGCCGCCCCCTCGGGCACCCCGTTACGGGCCCGCGCCGAACGGGCCAGGGTGACGATCTTGCGGTCCTCGGGGTCAAGCGCGCTGTTGTCGGTCATGACAGGAGCATACGAAGCACGCCCGGCGCCGGGCGCGTCACCCCGCCACCGGGTACATCGCGCCGCGCCGCCCCTCCGGTGAGGCCAGCCACTCCAGTTTGGCGGCGGTGTTCGCCTCGTCCAGCGGGGTGTGCAGGACGACCGTCAGGTCGGAGCGGGCCGGCACCCTCATCGCCGTGGACTCCACGCACAGCAGCCCGACCAGCGGATGGTCGAGCTCCTTGCGGATCACCCCGGCGTCCTCGATGTCCCGCCGCTCCCACAGCGCGACGAACTCGGCGCTCGACTCCATGACCCGGGCCAGCACCTCCTGGTACCCCTCGTCGTCCGGCCTCGCCGAGGAGGCCGCCCGGAACTGGGCGACGACGGTGCGCGCGTTCTGTTCCCAGCTGTGTGATCGCGACCGGTACAGCGGGTCGGTGAAGAAGTCCACGAGACAGTTCTGGGTGTTCTCCGGCCGCATCCCGAGCACCCACCCGGCGGCGTCGTTGTACAGCACGCAGTTGTAGTACGCGTCCATGATGTGCGCCGGGTACGGCATCCAGGCGTCGATCAGCCGCCGCAGCGCCTCGCAGCCTTGGTCGGCGGCCGGTTCCGGCGCGGGCGGGTTCAGCCCGGCGAGGACGTACAGGTGCCGCCGCTCGGCGTTGCTGAGCCGCAGCACTCGCCCGACGGAGTCGAGGACCTGCGGGGAGACGGAGATGTCCCGCCCCTGCTCCAGCCACTGGTACCAGGAGGCGCCCACACCGGCGAGCACGGCGACCTCCTCGCGCCGCAGGCCGGGCGTCCGCCGCCGCGCCCCGCCGTCCGGCAGCCCGGCCTCGGCGGGCGAGACCCGCGCCCGCCGGCTCATCAGGAACTCGCGCAGCTCACGGTGCCGCTCGCTCTTGGGTACGGCCTCAGGCACGGACGCTTCCCCCTCGTTTGTTGCCTGGTGGTGCCACCACCAGCACAACTTGCCGCTCCCCACGGCTATTCCGCCGGCCGCAGGCTCTTGCCCATGGCGATCGACACCACAAGCCCCACCACCGACTCGCTCGACACCCCCCGGCTGTCGACACGCGACAAGCTCGTCCTGTTCGTCCTGTGCGCCGCCCAGTTCATGGTCGCGCTGGACTTCTCCGTCCTGAACGTCGCCCTGCCCGTCCTCGGCGCGGACCTCGGCATGAGCCCGTCCGCCCTGCAGTGGGCGGTCACGGCGTTCGCGCTGCCGTCCGGCGGCTTCCTGCTGCTGTTCGGCCGCATCGGAGACCTCTACGGCCGCAAGAAGCTCTTCCTGGCGGGCCTCGCCCTGTTCGGCGCGGCCTCCCTGCTCGCGACCTTCGCCTGGGACCCGGCGTCCTTCCTCGCCGGACGCGCCCTGCAGGGTCTCGGCGCGGCGGCGATCGTGCCGACCGGCATGTCCCTGCTGACCACGACCTTCCCGGAGGGCCCGGCCCGCGACCGCGCCCTGGGCATCTCCGGCACCCTGCTCTCGCTCGGCTTCACCGTCGGCATGGTGGCCGGCGGCACCCTCACGGACACCCTCGGCTGGCGCTCCACGATGGGCCTGCTCACCCTGTTCGCCCTGATCGTGCTCCCGCTGGCCCCCGCCCTGGTGCCGGAGTCCCGCACTCCGGACCGCCCGCGTCTGGACGTGCCCGGCGCGATCACGGTCACCGCGGGCCTGCTCGCCCTGATCTACGCCCTGTCGACGGCCGCCGACCACGGCTTCGGCCGCCCGGACGTCGTCGTCACCCTCGTCACGGGCCTGCTGCTCCTCGCCGCCTTCGTCAAGGTCGAGTCCGGTACGGCGCAGCCCCTGGTGTCCCTGCCCATGCTGCGCCGCCGCACGGTGGCGTGGGGCAACATCGGCGGTCTGGTCACCTTCTCGATGATGTCGACGGTCGTCTTCGCACTGACCCTCTACCTCCAGGAGATCCTGCACCTGTCGGCCTTCGAGACCGGCCTCGTCTTCGGCGTCCAGGGCGTTCTGTCGGCGGTGGCCGGCGCCTACGCCCCGAAGGTCATCGGCCGGTTCGGCCCGCGCCGCTCACTGGTCGGCTCGCTCGTCGGCCAGGGCGCGCTGACCGCCGCCCTGCTCGGCCTGGACTCCGGGACCTGGTCCGTGTGGCTCGCCACGGCCGCCGTCTCCCTGGCCAGCATGTGCCACCTGGGCGCGATCATCTCGTACGGCGTCACGGTCACCTCCGGCGTCCCGGACGAGGAGCAGGGCCTGGCCACCGGCCTGGTCACCTCCACGCAGCAGGTGGGCCTGACCGTGGGCATCCCGCTGCTGGGCGTCCTCGCCACCACCTCGGACGACCTGCTGTCCGGTGTCCACACGGTCCTCGCCCTGGACACAGCGCTCGTGCTGGCGGCGGCGGTCCTGGTCGCGGTGGGTCTGCGGGTGCGCTCAGGGGCGGTCGAGGCGGAGCCGCTCGGCGCGCGGTAGACCGGCCACCACCAGGTCGTACGAGTCCTCGACGAGCTCCCGGACCAGACGGTCCGGGAGCTCGCCGTCGACGGTGACGGTGTTCCAGTGACGCTTGTTCATGTGGTAGCCGGGGATGATCAGCCCGGGGTGGTCGGCGCGGAGCCGGATCGCGTCCTCGGGGTCGCACTTGAGGTTGACCGTCAGGGGGCGGTTGTCCAGCCAGCTCAGGGCGAACATCTTGCCGAGCACCTTGAAGACCGAGATCTCCGGGCTGAACGGGAAGTCCTCCACCGCCGCGTTGAACGACAGGCACAGGGCGCGCAGTTCCTCGGCGGTCACTCGGACTCCTTCTCCGCTTCCACCGGTTCCTGGGCGCCCACCGGCTCCACCAGCACCGTCACGATCTTGTTCCGGCGTCCGGCGGCGGCCTCCGCGGTCAGTCGCAGCCCGCGCCCGTCGGGAAGCTCCACGACGGAGGACGCCCCGGCGATGGGCACCCGGCCCAGTGCCTTCGCGAGCAGCCCGCCCACGGTCTCCACGTCCTCGTCGTCGTACTCCTCGAGCCCGTACAGCTCGCCGAGGTCGGTGATGTCGAGGCGCGCGGTGACCCGGTGGCGGTCGTCGCCGAGGTCCTCCACCGGCGGGAGTTCACGGTCGTACTCGTCGGTGATCTCGCCGACGATCTCCTCGAGGATGTCCTCGATGGTGACGATGCCGGCCGTGCCGCCGTACTCGTCGATGACGACGGCCACGTGGTTGCGGTCCTGCTGCATCTCGCGCAGCAGGTCACCGGCGTTCTTGGTGTCGGGCACGAAGGCCGCGGGCCGCATGGCCGTGGAGACCAGCTCGCTCTCCGCGTCCCGGCTGATGTGCGTCTTGCGGACCAGGTCCTTCAGATACACGATCCCGACGACGTCGTCCTCGCTCTCCCCGGTGACGGGTATGCGCGAAAACCCGGACCTGAGGGCCAGGGTCAGGGCCTGACGGATCGTCTTGTAGCGCTCGATGACGACGAGGTCGGTCCGCGGGACCATGACCTCCCGCACCAGGGTGTCGCCCAGCTCGAAGACCGAGTGCACCATCCGGCGCTCCTCGTCCTCGATCAGGGACTCCTTCTCGGCGAGGTCGACCAGTGCGCGCAGCTCCGCCTCGGAGGCGAACGGGCCCCGGCGGAAGCCCTTGCCGGGGGTGAGCGCGTTGCCGATGAGAATCAGCAACGACGGGATCGGGCCCATGATCCGGGCCAGCGGGAGCAGGATGTACGCGGCCGCGGTCGCCGTGTTGAGGGGGTGCTGGCGGCCGATGGTGCGCGGGGACACGCCCACCGCCACGTACGACACCAGCACCATGACGCCGATCGCGACCAGCAGGGCCCGGGTGGTGCCCGGGAACTCCTGGAGACAGGCGTAGGTGACCAGGGCGGCCGCCGCCATCTCGCAGGCGACGCGCACCAGCAGCGCCACGTTGAGATAGCGGGTCGGGTCGGCGGCGATCTGCGCGAGCTTGGCGCTGCCCCGCCGGCCGTTCCGTACGGCTTCCTCGGCGCGGAAGCTGGAGACGCGCGCGAGGCCCGCCTCCGCGCAGGCGGCGAGCCAGGCGACGACGACCAGGGCGATCGCGCCGGAGACCAGGGGCAGGCTCATGAGACGGTCGGCGCGGGGGACGGGCCGGTCAGCCCCTTCTCCTGCCGCCATCCGTCCACGATGGCCGCCTGCAGGCCGAACATCTCGGCCTTCTCGTCGGGCTCCTCGTGGTCGTAGCCGAGCAGGTGCAGCACGCCGTGGACGGTGAGGAGCTGGAGCTCCTCGTCCATGGAGTGCTGCGTCTCGGCCTCCTCGCCCTGCTTCTTGGCGACCTCGGGACACAGCACGATGTCGCCGAGGAGGCCCTGCGGGGGCTCGTCGTCGTCCTTGCTGGGCGGCCTGAGCTCGTCCATCGGGAAGGACATGACGTCGGTGGGCCCCGGCAGGTCCATCCACTGGATGTGCAGCTGCTCCATGGCATCTTCGTCCACGACGATCACCGAGAGTTCGGAGAGCGGGTGGATGCGCATCCGCGCGAGCGCGTAGCGGGCGATGTCGAGGATCGCCTGCTCGTCGACCTCGGTTCCGGACTCGTTGTTGACGTCGATCGACATGGTGCTGGCTTGTCTACTTCCGCTTGTTCCGGCCGCCCTTGTGGGTGCCGTTCTCCGTACCGTTCTCGTTGTCGTACTTCTCGTACGCGTCGACGATACGGCCGACCAGCCTGTGCCGTACGACGTCCTGGGACGACAGGCGGGAGAAGTGCACGTCGTCGAGGCCCTCCAGGATGTCCTGGACCTGGCGCAGGCCCGACTTGGTGCCGTTGGGAAGGTCGACCTGGGTCACGTCACCCGTGATGACGATCTTCGAGTCGAAGCCGAGCCGGGTGAGGAACATCTTCATCTGCTCGGGGGAGGTGTTCTGGGCCTCGTCGAGGATGATGAAGGCGTCGTTGAGGGTGTTGTGCGTGAGCAGGTAGTCCTGCGTGACGTACAGCGAGTCCTCGGCCGCCACCTGGATGCAGACCGTCTCCTCCCGGCCCGCGGGCTCGATGCTGTCGATGAACCGCATCGGGCGTCCGCCGCCTCCCGCCGCGCGGTACTTGTCGCGCTTGCGGGCGAGACGGAACGGTTCAATGCCTTCGGGCAGACGGATGTCGACGACGTGACTGTCGTAGCGGTGGGCAGCCAGTGCTGTGCCCTGCTTGCGGTCTTCGGCGAGACGACGACGCGTGTAGGCGACGCCGCCGAGCGACTGGACCAAGGCGATGAGGTCGTCACGCAGGAGGATCGACGCGGTCGAGAACTGAACCCGGCAGGTGCGGTCTTTCTGCGTGACGGGTCCACCGTCGGAATCGAGCAGACCCTGGAGGACTGCCAGTCGTACGTCGGCCGAGTTGTACAGGTAGTCGTCCGGGACGAACTTGGTGTGCGAGCGAGTACGCAGGAGATCCAGCTCGCGCATGACCCGCGTGACGGGATTCTCCAGGGTGACCACGTCGCCGGGGGACTTGATCCGGTTGAGTACGTAGTCGGGCCCGCTCTTGTGTCGTACCGCCACACCGGGCAGCGCGGCCTCCAGAGCCTCGGCCAGCTCGCGGTCCTCGGTCGCGAAAGACGGAGTGGTACTTCCCGTCAGGCACCCGTCGCCCAGAAGAAGTCCCAGGGCGTACGGGTCCAGGGGAACCTGACGCTCAGGGAAACTGACCGGCGCCGTGAGCATCGGCAGCTCATACCTGCGAGCATGCGCCGCCCGCAGATTGCCGATCATCTCCTGGGTCTCCAGGACCCGCCACGGCTTGTCCCGGCGCTTGTCGTCGCGCGTCCTCACCGTCCACAGGTGCTCACCGCAGGCCAGGGTCCAGGAGCCGTCCTGGGCCGTGACGCGATAGACGTCCTTCTCGCCCTGCGGGTACACGCCAAGAACCGGAGTCGGCTCGCCGTTGGAGCCAACAACCAGGTCACCGACCTGGAGGTCCCCGATAGGACGCCAGCCGTCCGGCGTCAGTACGTTCGTGAAGCGCGGTTGCGCGCGCCCACGCATGTACGCCAGCGGCGCCACCTCGATCGTCCCCGACGCCATCAGCTTCGGGATCGAGTCCGGGTCGAGCATGTCGTGCAGCGCGTCGTACAGCGGGCGCAGGTACGGGTCGATCTTCTCGTAGAGCGTGCCCGGCAGGAAGCCGAGGCGCTCCCCCGCCTCCACCGCCGGCCGGGTCAGGATGATGCGGTTGACCTGCTTGGACTGCAGGGCCTGCACCGCCTTGGCCATGGCGAGGTAGGTCTTGCCGGTACCGGCGGGGCCGATGCCGAAGACGATCGTGTGCTTGTCGATCGCGTCGACGTACCGCTTCTGGTTGAGGGTCTTGGGGCGGATGGTGCGGCCGCGCGAGGACAGGATGTTCTGTGTGAGCACCTCGGCCGGGGTCTCCTGGCCGTCGCTCGTCCCGTTCTCACTCGCTCGCAGCATGGCGATCGAGCGTTCCACTGCGTCCTCCGTCATCGGCTGTCCGGTGCGGAGCACCAGCATCATCTCGTCGAACAGGCGCTGGACGAGGGCGACGTCGGCCGCCTCGCCGGTGGCGCTGATCTCATTGCCCCGGACATGGATGTCGGCCGCCGGGAAGGCCTTCTCGATCACGCGCAGGAGGGAGTCTCCGGACCCCAGGACCGAGACCATGGGGTGCTGGGCGGGGACGGTGAACTGTGCTCTCGCCTGCCCCTGCGCGGGGGTGTGACCTGTGGGTGTCTGAGTCATGGGCCGGCGCTGAAGGCCTGCGGTTCCTCCTCGTCACGGCCGCGCAACTGGAGGCGGCCTCGCGGTTTCAAGGGTACGACGGTGCACCGACAACGCCGTAGGGCTTTTCGACGACGAGGGCGCCCTCTCTGCAGCGGTGAGCCCTGCATGCTCCCCCCGTGCCCCGGGGAGGATTGCGTTCGCTACCACGTGTGTTCGAAGACCTGGACGGCGGCGGTGGCCGCGAAGTCCGTACGGAGAAAGCGGGAAGCCCGTGCTGTTGCGTCTGCCCACCTCCCTGTCCGAGGCACAGGAGTGTCTGACCGACGGGGCGATACCCGTCGGCGGCGCCACGCTCGTGTGGGCCGCCTGGCAACGCGACGGCTTCCCCGAGCAGGCCGTGTCGCTGCGCGAGGTGCCGGAGGCGAACGTCCTGGGGGGCGGGGAGATCGGGGCGGCGGTCCTGCTGCACCGGATCGACGAGCGGGTGCCGGAGGTGCTGCGCCGGGCCGCGGCCGGCATCGGCACGGGGGCGGTGCGCCGGACCGCCACGGTCGGCGGGAACATCGTCGGCAGCACCCTGCGCTGTCTGCTGCCCGCGGCACTCGTCCTGGACGCCCGTGCGCGGGTGCTGGCGGCGGAGGGCCCCTTCGACGCCGAGCTCGGCGAAGTGCTCGCGAAGAAGCCGCTGCTGCTGAGCCTGCGCTGGAGCGATCCGCTGGTCAGCGGCTACCGCAAGGTGGCCGAGGCCCCCGGCGGCCCCCCGCCCCTGGTCGTCGCCACGGCCGTGCACCCCGGCACCCGTCCGGTCCTGTGGGTCGCCGTCCGGGACGGCTACGACTTCCTGGCCGAGAGCGTCCCCTGCGACGGGGGCCCGGACAGCGTGCTGGACGCCCTGGGCACCACGGCGCTCGCGGCGCTGCCCGCCGAGGCCCGAGAGGTGGTCAGGGAACAGGTGCTGTCGACACTGCAGCGGGCCGACGACCACTGACGGCCCGGCCCGCACCGCGCTCACGAGGACGGGCCGCGGTGCCACCCGGCCCGGTGTCCTCAGGTCGACCGGCCGAACCCGATCGTCGGGACCGCTCTCCGCAGGGGCCAGCCGGGGGCCTCCTCCTCGGGGACCAGGTCCGCCAGGAACGCGTACCGGCGCAGCGCGGCCGGGTCCTGGGAGTCGACGGACTGGACCCTGCGCCACCAGGCGCCGATCTCGGACCAGCCCGGCGCGGACAGGGAGCCGCCGAACTCCTGGACGGAGAGCGCGGCGATCAGCCCTGCGAAGGCCAGCCGGTCCGCCAGCGGCCAGCCCGCGAGGGTGCCGGTGACGAAGCCGGCCACGAAGACGTCCCCGGCGCCGGTCGGGTCGAGCGCCTCGACCTCGATCGCCGGGACCTCGGCGGCCTCACCGGTGCGCCGGTCCACCGCGTAGGCGCCGTCCGCGCCGAGGGTGACCACGGCGAGCGGCACATGTTCGGTGAGGGCGTGCGCGGCCTCGCGGGGGCAGGTGGCGCCGGTGTAGCGCATCGCCTCCTGCGCGTTCGGCAGGAAGGCCTCGCAGTGTTCGAGGTCGGCGAGGCCCGCCAGGTCCCAGGCACCGGTCTCGTCCCAGCCGACGTCGGCGAAGATGCGGGTGCCGTCGTGTGCCGCCTGGGCGATCCACGGGGCGCGCTTGCCCGGCTCCAGCGACGCCACCGCCGCTCGCGCCTGTGGCGGGCGGTTGGGCGCGGGCTCCGCGGAGGGCGGCTCGTGGCCGTGGGAGACCATGGTGCGCTCGCCCTCGTACGCCATCGACACGGTGACCGGGGAGTGCCAGCCGGGGACCCTGCGCGACGGGGAGAGGTCGATGCCCTCGCCCTGCTCCAGGGCGTCCCAGCAGTACTCGCCGTAGTGGTCGTCGCCGAAGGCCGCGGCCAGCGAGGTGCGCAGGCCGAGCCGGGCCAGGGCCGTCGCCATGTTCGCCACACCGCCGGGGCTCGACCCCATCCCGCGCGCCCAGGACTCGGTCCCGCGCACGGGGGCGGAGCCGAGCCCGGTGAAGATGATGTCGAGGAAGACGGTGCCGGTGAGGTAGACGTCCCAGGGCGGGTCGCCGGGTGCGCGCACGGCGGCCAGGGGATCGAGCTGGGCCTGGCACTGCCCGGCCCTCCCGTTGTACGACGGTCCCTTCCCGTTGGACGCGATCACGGTGAGCTCCCTGCGCGTGGTGCCGATCAGGCCAGTCTGCACCACAGCGCCGACAAGGGTCCGCCGCTCACCCCCGACCCGCCCACCACATCGGTCGGCCGTGGCCGCGCCCGGCTTCGTCCCGTGGCCGCGCCTACCAGCGGGGCACGGCCGGCGTCACCCATCCCGGCTCGGCGACCCGCATGGCCGCGGCATCGTCCCGCTCGCGCAGCGAACCGTCGTCGTCCAGCCACCGCCGGTGCAGGAACTCCACCTTCTCCCGGTCGAGTTCGACGCCGAGCCCGGGTGCGTCGGACACCGCGACCCTGCCGTCGGAGAAGGCGAGCCGCTCGGTCAGCACGTCCTCCGACTGCCACGGGTAGTGCGAG is a genomic window containing:
- a CDS encoding FAD binding domain-containing protein; translation: MLLRLPTSLSEAQECLTDGAIPVGGATLVWAAWQRDGFPEQAVSLREVPEANVLGGGEIGAAVLLHRIDERVPEVLRRAAAGIGTGAVRRTATVGGNIVGSTLRCLLPAALVLDARARVLAAEGPFDAELGEVLAKKPLLLSLRWSDPLVSGYRKVAEAPGGPPPLVVATAVHPGTRPVLWVAVRDGYDFLAESVPCDGGPDSVLDALGTTALAALPAEAREVVREQVLSTLQRADDH
- a CDS encoding MFS transporter produces the protein MAIDTTSPTTDSLDTPRLSTRDKLVLFVLCAAQFMVALDFSVLNVALPVLGADLGMSPSALQWAVTAFALPSGGFLLLFGRIGDLYGRKKLFLAGLALFGAASLLATFAWDPASFLAGRALQGLGAAAIVPTGMSLLTTTFPEGPARDRALGISGTLLSLGFTVGMVAGGTLTDTLGWRSTMGLLTLFALIVLPLAPALVPESRTPDRPRLDVPGAITVTAGLLALIYALSTAADHGFGRPDVVVTLVTGLLLLAAFVKVESGTAQPLVSLPMLRRRTVAWGNIGGLVTFSMMSTVVFALTLYLQEILHLSAFETGLVFGVQGVLSAVAGAYAPKVIGRFGPRRSLVGSLVGQGALTAALLGLDSGTWSVWLATAAVSLASMCHLGAIISYGVTVTSGVPDEEQGLATGLVTSTQQVGLTVGIPLLGVLATTSDDLLSGVHTVLALDTALVLAAAVLVAVGLRVRSGAVEAEPLGAR
- a CDS encoding cytidine deaminase encodes the protein MTDNSALDPEDRKIVTLARSARARNGVPEGAAVRDETGRTYVAGTVSLDSLRLSALRTAVAMAVASGAKSLEAAAVVTAAEAAAPEDLAAVRDLGGAGTPVLVAAPDGTVRLTQSAG
- the ybeY gene encoding rRNA maturation RNase YbeY — its product is MSIDVNNESGTEVDEQAILDIARYALARMRIHPLSELSVIVVDEDAMEQLHIQWMDLPGPTDVMSFPMDELRPPSKDDDEPPQGLLGDIVLCPEVAKKQGEEAETQHSMDEELQLLTVHGVLHLLGYDHEEPDEKAEMFGLQAAIVDGWRQEKGLTGPSPAPTVS
- a CDS encoding MmcQ/YjbR family DNA-binding protein — protein: MTAEELRALCLSFNAAVEDFPFSPEISVFKVLGKMFALSWLDNRPLTVNLKCDPEDAIRLRADHPGLIIPGYHMNKRHWNTVTVDGELPDRLVRELVEDSYDLVVAGLPRAERLRLDRP
- a CDS encoding helix-turn-helix transcriptional regulator, giving the protein MSRRARVSPAEAGLPDGGARRRTPGLRREEVAVLAGVGASWYQWLEQGRDISVSPQVLDSVGRVLRLSNAERRHLYVLAGLNPPAPEPAADQGCEALRRLIDAWMPYPAHIMDAYYNCVLYNDAAGWVLGMRPENTQNCLVDFFTDPLYRSRSHSWEQNARTVVAQFRAASSARPDDEGYQEVLARVMESSAEFVALWERRDIEDAGVIRKELDHPLVGLLCVESTAMRVPARSDLTVVLHTPLDEANTAAKLEWLASPEGRRGAMYPVAG
- a CDS encoding hemolysin family protein; this translates as MSLPLVSGAIALVVVAWLAACAEAGLARVSSFRAEEAVRNGRRGSAKLAQIAADPTRYLNVALLVRVACEMAAAALVTYACLQEFPGTTRALLVAIGVMVLVSYVAVGVSPRTIGRQHPLNTATAAAYILLPLARIMGPIPSLLILIGNALTPGKGFRRGPFASEAELRALVDLAEKESLIEDEERRMVHSVFELGDTLVREVMVPRTDLVVIERYKTIRQALTLALRSGFSRIPVTGESEDDVVGIVYLKDLVRKTHISRDAESELVSTAMRPAAFVPDTKNAGDLLREMQQDRNHVAVVIDEYGGTAGIVTIEDILEEIVGEITDEYDRELPPVEDLGDDRHRVTARLDITDLGELYGLEEYDDEDVETVGGLLAKALGRVPIAGASSVVELPDGRGLRLTAEAAAGRRNKIVTVLVEPVGAQEPVEAEKESE
- a CDS encoding cupin domain-containing protein, with product MKAEIVREPGAKETTHRKLIDTPDGADRFVLTEFEVAPNGSTPPHHHDWEHEIYVLDGSMGLVLPDQGRTEQVGPGEAIFIPRGEPHGFVTGPDQTCRFLVVAPCERPPVRNVFLSEDPYEYTQMPEYTSLLERK
- a CDS encoding PfkB family carbohydrate kinase is translated as MASNGKGPSYNGRAGQCQAQLDPLAAVRAPGDPPWDVYLTGTVFLDIIFTGLGSAPVRGTESWARGMGSSPGGVANMATALARLGLRTSLAAAFGDDHYGEYCWDALEQGEGIDLSPSRRVPGWHSPVTVSMAYEGERTMVSHGHEPPSAEPAPNRPPQARAAVASLEPGKRAPWIAQAAHDGTRIFADVGWDETGAWDLAGLADLEHCEAFLPNAQEAMRYTGATCPREAAHALTEHVPLAVVTLGADGAYAVDRRTGEAAEVPAIEVEALDPTGAGDVFVAGFVTGTLAGWPLADRLAFAGLIAALSVQEFGGSLSAPGWSEIGAWWRRVQSVDSQDPAALRRYAFLADLVPEEEAPGWPLRRAVPTIGFGRST
- a CDS encoding PhoH family protein, which gives rise to MTQTPTGHTPAQGQARAQFTVPAQHPMVSVLGSGDSLLRVIEKAFPAADIHVRGNEISATGEAADVALVQRLFDEMMLVLRTGQPMTEDAVERSIAMLRASENGTSDGQETPAEVLTQNILSSRGRTIRPKTLNQKRYVDAIDKHTIVFGIGPAGTGKTYLAMAKAVQALQSKQVNRIILTRPAVEAGERLGFLPGTLYEKIDPYLRPLYDALHDMLDPDSIPKLMASGTIEVAPLAYMRGRAQPRFTNVLTPDGWRPIGDLQVGDLVVGSNGEPTPVLGVYPQGEKDVYRVTAQDGSWTLACGEHLWTVRTRDDKRRDKPWRVLETQEMIGNLRAAHARRYELPMLTAPVSFPERQVPLDPYALGLLLGDGCLTGSTTPSFATEDRELAEALEAALPGVAVRHKSGPDYVLNRIKSPGDVVTLENPVTRVMRELDLLRTRSHTKFVPDDYLYNSADVRLAVLQGLLDSDGGPVTQKDRTCRVQFSTASILLRDDLIALVQSLGGVAYTRRRLAEDRKQGTALAAHRYDSHVVDIRLPEGIEPFRLARKRDKYRAAGGGGRPMRFIDSIEPAGREETVCIQVAAEDSLYVTQDYLLTHNTLNDAFIILDEAQNTSPEQMKMFLTRLGFDSKIVITGDVTQVDLPNGTKSGLRQVQDILEGLDDVHFSRLSSQDVVRHRLVGRIVDAYEKYDNENGTENGTHKGGRNKRK